CGAAGACCGTCTCGGTGACCCCGCCGTCCCGGACGATCCAGACGTGCGAGGTGGTGGAGATGGTGAGTTCGTCGAGGCCGTCGTCGCCGCGGAAGACCAGGGCACTCGCGCCGCGCCGGGCGAGCACGCCGGCGATCAGGCCGGCCAGCCGGGTGTCGAAGCAGCCGATCGCGTGGGCGGTGACCCTGGCCGGGTTGGTGAGCGGGCCGAGGATGTTGAAGGCGGTCGGCACGCCGAGGTCCCGGCGGGCCTCGGCGGCGTGACGCATCGCGGGGTGGAACTTGGCCGCGAAGCAGAAGGTCAGGCCGGTCTCCTCGGCGACCTCGGCGACCCTGCGGGCGCTGAGGTCGAGCCGGATGCCGAGCTTCTCCAGGACGTCGGAGGAGCCGCTGGCGGAGGAGGCGGCCCGGTTGCCGTGCTTGACCACCTTCGCCCCCGCGGCGGCCGCCACGATCGCCGACATGGTGGAGATGTTGACGGTCTTGGCGCGGTCGCCGCCGGTGCCGACGATGTCCACCGCGGGCCCGGGGATGTGCAGCGGCTCGGCGTGCGCGTACATCGCGTCGACCAGGCCGCTGATCTCGTCGACCGTCTCGCCCTTGGCCCGCAGCGCGATCATGAAGCCGGCCACCTGCACGGGGGTGGCCTCGCCCGCCATGATGCGGTCCATCGCCCAGGCGGTGTCGGCCTGCCCGAGGTCCTCGCCGTTCAGCAGCGCGGTCAGGACGTCCGGCCAGGTGCGGACCACCTGCACGGGGTCCTTGCCGCCGTTCGCAGGGTTCACGTTCACCATGGCCGACTCCAGCTCTCATCGGTAGTACGCCGAAAAAGGAACGGAGTCAGCCTAGCGAGCGGCGGGGGCGTACGCGCCCGTCCCGCCGCCGCTTCTCTCCTGCTGAGACGCCCCGCCGGGGCGGCCCCGGCGGTCAGTGGTGGACGGGTGTCCGCCGGGCCACCCGGGCGCGCAGCAGGGTGGCCGCGGCCTCGGCCAGCGCCACCGGGTCGACGGGCTGCGCGATGGCGGCGTCCGCGCGGCTCCAGGCGGCGAGCCAGGAGTCCTGCGGCCGGCCGATCAGCACCAGGACGGGCGGGCAGCCGTAGATCTCGTCCTTGAGCTGGCGGGTGAGGCCGAGGCCGCCGGCCGGGACGGCCTCGCCGTCCAGGACGCAGAGGTCGACGCCGCCCTTCTCCAGGGCGCGGAGCACCGCCGGGGTGGTGGCGCACTCGAGGTACTCGATCTCCGGGAGGTCGGCGGCGGGCCGGCGCCCGAGCGCCAGGGTGACCTGCTCGCGGGTGTTGCGGTCGTCGCTGTAGACGAGAACGGTGAGCTTCTCGTCGGTCGTGTGCGCCATGGGCCCTGCTCCCGGGTGCTCGTCCTCATATATGTGCCGCACCGAAAGGTGCCGCTCCGAACGGCCCAGTGTGATCCGGACCACGTTCACCTTCGGATGCTACTCCCGGACACCCGCCGCGGTGAGCCCCTGACGCGATCTCCCTCAAGCCGCCGCGCCCGAATCTCACCCTCCCGGGGGACCTTGCCTGACCCATACCGAACAACCGTCAGAAAACGGACACCCGGTCGGCCCCCTGGTCGGGGCGGCGCAGCTCCGGGGGCAGCCGGGCATACCGCACGCACCGGACACTCCGAGGAGTACCCCCGGCGTGAAGACGGAATAAGGGACCGACATAATGTCCGTCGTGGCGACAGCAACAGCAACAGAAACCGGACACGCGCACGGAGCGGTCAACAGGCCGAACCTGGTCAGCGTCGGAACCATCGTCTGGCTGAGCTCGGAGCTGATGTTCTTCGCGGCCCTGTTCGCGATGTACTTCACGCTCCGCTCGGTCAAGGGATCGGCGTTCTGGACCGAGAAGGCGGACGCCCTCAACGTGCCGTTCTCCTCGGTGAACACCACGATCCTGGTGCTCTCCTCCCTCACCTGCCAGCTCGGCGTCTTCGCCGCCGAGCGCGGTGACGTGAAGAAGCTCCGCTCGTGGTTCACGATCACCTTCGTGATGGGCTCGATCTTCATCGGCGGCCAGATCTTCGAGTACACCGAGCTGGTCAAGAACGACGGCCTCTCGCTCTCCTCGGACCCGTACGGCACGGTGTTCTACCTGACCACCGGCTTCCACGGCATGCACGTGACGGGTGGTCTGATCGCCTTCCTGCTGGTCCTGGGGCGGACGTACGCCGCCAAGCGGTTCACGCACGAGCAGGCCACCGCAGCGATCGTCGTGTCGTACTACTGGCACTTCGTCGACGTCGTGTGGATCGGCCTGTTCGCGACCATCTACCTGATCAAGTAAAGGCTGATCAGGTCGCTGGCCGCCGACCGGGAGCACACCCGCCCACCGGCGGACACCCGGCCGACCAGTCCGCGCCTCACCCGGGTACCGGCCCGAGCAGACCGGCCCCTCGGGCGCAGCCACCAGCCGACGACCAGATCCTGACACCGGGGTTAATCCGTGAAAAAGCTCTCCGCACGACGGCGCCACCCACTGGCGGCGCTGGTCGTCCTACTTCTCGCCCTGGCGGCCACCGGGGGCTGTACGCCGCGTTCGCGCCCGCCGAGAAGGCGCAGGCCGACACCTCCTCGCAGTCGCTGGCCATCGACGAGGGCAGGAAGCTCTTCGCCGTCGGCTGCTCCTCCTGCCACGGCCTGAACGGCCAGGGCGGCAGTGACGGCCCGAGCCTGGTCGGCGTCGGCTCCGCCGCGGTCGACTTCCAGGTCGGCACCGGCCGGATGCCCGCCCAGCAGAGCGGTGCCCAGGTGCCGGCGAAGAAGGTCATCTACTCCCAGGCCCAGATCGACCAGCTGGCCGCCTTCGTGGCCTCGCTCGGCCCCGGCCCGGTCGCCCCGGACGCGAAGCAGTACACCTCCACGGACCCGAACGACGTGTCCGCGGGCGGTCAGCTGTTCCGCACCAACTGCGCCCAGTGCCACAACTTCGCCGGCAAGGGCGGTGCCCTGACGCAGGGCAAGTACGCCCCGTCGCTGGAGGGCACCTCCGCGAAGCACATCTACGAGGCCATGCAGACCGGCCCGCAGAACATGCCCTCGTTCCCCGACACCACCATGCCGGAGGAGCAGAAGAAGCAGATCGTGGCCTTCGTCCGCCACACCAACGACGAGCCCAACCCCGGCGGCCTGGCCCTGGGCAGCCTCGGTCCGGTGACCGAGGGTCTGTTCGGCTGGATCTTCGCCCTCGGTGCGCTCATCGTGACCGCGATCTGGGTCGCCGCCCACACCACCAAGGCCAAGAAGTCATGAGCCACGAGATGTCTGACGAGAAGCTTCCGGAGTCGCACGGCTCCGAAGGGCACGAGGTCGCCGTTCACGGCGACCCGTTCGCCGACCCCGGGCTCCCCGCCCACGAGCCCCGCCGCACCGACATCGACGAGCGCGCCGCCAAGCGCGCCGAGCGGCAGGTCTCCCTGCTGTTCATCGTCTCGATGCTCGCGACCATCGGGTTCATCGCGTCGTACGTGATCTTCGACATCGACAAGATCATCTACGTCTTCCCGCTGGGCCACATCAGCGCGCTGAACTTCTCCCTGGGTCTGACCCTGGGCGTGGCGCTGTTCTGCATCGGCGCGGGCGCCGTCCACTGGGCGCGCACCCTGATGTCGGACCACGAGATCCCGGCCGAGCGCCACCCGATCGAGGCCGACGACGAGGTCCGCGCGGACGTCATCGAGCAGTTCAGGACGGGCGCCGCGGAGTCCGGCTTCGGCCGCCGCAAGATGCTCCGCAACACGCTGATCGGCTCGATGGCCCTGGTGCCGCTCTCCGGCGTCGTGCTGCTGCGCGACCTGGGCCCGCTGCCCGAGGACAAGCTGCAGCACACCGGCTGGATCGCGGCCACCCCGGCCAAGCCGATCCAGCTGATCAACATGAACACCAACGAGCCGATGAAGCCCGAGGACATCGTCACCGGCTCGCTGACGTTCGCCAAGCCCGAGGGTCTGGAGGAGTCCGAGGAGGGCTTCCAGGAGCAGATCGCGAAGGACGCCCTGATGATCGTCCGGATCGCTCCGGAGGACCTCAAGGACAAGACCTCCGCGGGCCTCGGCTTCGAGGGCATCCTCGCCTACTCGAAGATCTGCACCCACGTCGGCTGCCCGATCAGCCTGTACGAGCAGCAGACCCACCACGCGCTCTGCCCCTGTCACCAGTCGACCTTCGACCTGTCGGACGGCGCGCGCGTCATCTTCGGCCCGGCCGGGCACCCCCTGCCGCAGCTGAAGATCACCACTGACGAGAAGGGCTTCCTGGTCGCCACCGGCGACTTCGCGGAGCCCGTCGGCCCGAGCTTCTGGGAGCGCGCGTGAGTACCGCGAAGAGCGCCACCACTGGTGCCTCCAAGCCGGCCAGCACCCGTGCCAAGCCCGCGAACAAGTTCGAGGCGGCGGCTGACTGGACGGACGGACGG
The Kitasatospora paranensis genome window above contains:
- a CDS encoding cytochrome c oxidase subunit 3, whose product is MSVVATATATETGHAHGAVNRPNLVSVGTIVWLSSELMFFAALFAMYFTLRSVKGSAFWTEKADALNVPFSSVNTTILVLSSLTCQLGVFAAERGDVKKLRSWFTITFVMGSIFIGGQIFEYTELVKNDGLSLSSDPYGTVFYLTTGFHGMHVTGGLIAFLLVLGRTYAAKRFTHEQATAAIVVSYYWHFVDVVWIGLFATIYLIK
- the trpD gene encoding anthranilate phosphoribosyltransferase, with translation MVNVNPANGGKDPVQVVRTWPDVLTALLNGEDLGQADTAWAMDRIMAGEATPVQVAGFMIALRAKGETVDEISGLVDAMYAHAEPLHIPGPAVDIVGTGGDRAKTVNISTMSAIVAAAAGAKVVKHGNRAASSASGSSDVLEKLGIRLDLSARRVAEVAEETGLTFCFAAKFHPAMRHAAEARRDLGVPTAFNILGPLTNPARVTAHAIGCFDTRLAGLIAGVLARRGASALVFRGDDGLDELTISTTSHVWIVRDGGVTETVFDPREVGIDLVGIEALRGADAEHNAGVARRLLAGERGPVRDAVLLNTASALAALDPTDAPLAEQLAAGIERAAAAIDSGAGEATLKRWAEATARA
- a CDS encoding ubiquinol-cytochrome c reductase iron-sulfur subunit; translation: MSDEKLPESHGSEGHEVAVHGDPFADPGLPAHEPRRTDIDERAAKRAERQVSLLFIVSMLATIGFIASYVIFDIDKIIYVFPLGHISALNFSLGLTLGVALFCIGAGAVHWARTLMSDHEIPAERHPIEADDEVRADVIEQFRTGAAESGFGRRKMLRNTLIGSMALVPLSGVVLLRDLGPLPEDKLQHTGWIAATPAKPIQLINMNTNEPMKPEDIVTGSLTFAKPEGLEESEEGFQEQIAKDALMIVRIAPEDLKDKTSAGLGFEGILAYSKICTHVGCPISLYEQQTHHALCPCHQSTFDLSDGARVIFGPAGHPLPQLKITTDEKGFLVATGDFAEPVGPSFWERA